The following DNA comes from Candidatus Omnitrophota bacterium.
GCAAAGGGCCGGGATATTCTGGTGAGTGACTATGACGGATAATCCAACGGATCTGTTTGACTCCGTCCAGAACCAATCACGGACATCGACGCAGACCCGGGTCAATCCTGCCGGAGAAAAACAGCAGACGCCTGATGCTGAGGCAAGGGGTTTCGGTGCAAAACTGCGCCAGGCGCGTCTCAAACAAGGACTTACTCTCGATAAAATCGCCGCGGAGACCCGTATTCACCCCCGCATATTGGCTCAGTTGGAGGAGGACCGGGTTGAGGAGTCTTTGGGGGAGTTTTATGCGCGCTGTTTCCGCAAAGCCTATGCACAGTACTTGAATGTAGAATTAAAAGTTGCCGAGGAGCCGGATCAAGGGAAACGCAAGAAGAAGCGCGTTGAAAAACCGGAGGCGCAGCCGGACAAAGAATCAGCGGAACCGAGTCCGGTCTTGCCGGGCCCCGCAGTTCCCGGGATTGTGGCCGGTTTTTGGCGAGCTTGGCCTTCCTGGACCCCCTGGGCTGTTGGAATCGGGTTTGGGTTTCTTTTGCTCTTGCTGATGCGCTCCTGCGGCCAAGGGACTGTGGCGCCTGTAGGTATGAGCCAGGTCGCTGAACCTGCTGCTAGGACCGAAGGTAGTCCACAGCAGAAGAGCCAGCAAATCCTTCCTGTGGCGAGTTCCCTGATTGATCTGCGGGTTGAGGCCAAACGCGATGTTTGGATGCGTTTGCGTTCCGATGGTCAAATCCTGTTTGAAGATATCCTTCCTGCAGGAACTCAGCGCAGCTGGCAATCGTTTAAGCCTTTTGGGCTGTGGGTCGGTGACGCAGATGCCTTGAGCCTCACAGTCAACGGAAAGGACTTCGGATCTCCGGGCCGGGGTGTGTTGCGGAATATCCGGGTCACGCGAGAGGGAGTCAGCCGTGATCCGGGGCAGTAGGAAAGCAAAGGTCTCGATCGTCAGTCTGGGTTGTCCGAAGACTTTGGTGGATTCCGAAGTTGTCTTGGGGCATATCCGCAAAAAGGGTTATGAAATCTCTCCTACGGTGGAAGGATCGGATATCTCCATCGTCAATACCTGCTGTTTCATCCAGGACGCCACCCAAGAGTCTATTGACACGATTCTCGAGTTAGCCGAACTCAAGCGCCAAGGGCTTCTCAAAGGGATCATTGTGGCCGGTTGTCTGCCCCAAAGGTATCGTGAAGAGCTGCCCAAGGAGATGGCGGAGGTGGACGGTTTTGTGGGCACCACGGCCTGGGACCAAATTCCTGAAATTGTGGATCGCGTGATGCAGCATCAAAGGCCTGTGTTTATTGCCGAGGATCCCACGGTTCTCAACTTTGATTACACCCTGGACCGGTATCAGCTTAGCCCTCCACACTATTCCTATATCAAGATCAGTGAGGGTTGTGATCATGAATGCAGTTTTTGTATTATCCCGTCTTTTCGAGGCAAACACCGCAGCAGGCCGATGGATTCGATACTCAAGGAGGTTGAGGGTCTCGTAGAACGCGGGGTTCAAGAAATCTTATTGGTGGGACAGGACACGAGTGCCTATGGGCTGGACCTTTACGGAACACAGAAAATTGCCGAATTATTACAGAAGATCGGCGCAGTTGCTCAGGACCGCTGGGTGCGCTTGCACTACACCTATCCCACACATTTCAGTTCTGCCCTTCTGGAGGCCATCGCCGAGGTCCCGAGTGTTGTTCCTTACATCGACATTCCTTTGCAACATCTTGCAGATCCTGTGTTGCGTAGGATGAAACGCCAGGGTACCCGTGCGCAGGTTTACCGGCTGCTGGAGCGGATCCGGCAGCGCATCCCCGGAGTGGCTATCCGGTCTGCTTTTATTGTGGGATTTCCCGGA
Coding sequences within:
- a CDS encoding DUF4115 domain-containing protein, with translation MTDNPTDLFDSVQNQSRTSTQTRVNPAGEKQQTPDAEARGFGAKLRQARLKQGLTLDKIAAETRIHPRILAQLEEDRVEESLGEFYARCFRKAYAQYLNVELKVAEEPDQGKRKKKRVEKPEAQPDKESAEPSPVLPGPAVPGIVAGFWRAWPSWTPWAVGIGFGFLLLLLMRSCGQGTVAPVGMSQVAEPAARTEGSPQQKSQQILPVASSLIDLRVEAKRDVWMRLRSDGQILFEDILPAGTQRSWQSFKPFGLWVGDADALSLTVNGKDFGSPGRGVLRNIRVTREGVSRDPGQ
- the rimO gene encoding 30S ribosomal protein S12 methylthiotransferase RimO, with protein sequence MIRGSRKAKVSIVSLGCPKTLVDSEVVLGHIRKKGYEISPTVEGSDISIVNTCCFIQDATQESIDTILELAELKRQGLLKGIIVAGCLPQRYREELPKEMAEVDGFVGTTAWDQIPEIVDRVMQHQRPVFIAEDPTVLNFDYTLDRYQLSPPHYSYIKISEGCDHECSFCIIPSFRGKHRSRPMDSILKEVEGLVERGVQEILLVGQDTSAYGLDLYGTQKIAELLQKIGAVAQDRWVRLHYTYPTHFSSALLEAIAEVPSVVPYIDIPLQHLADPVLRRMKRQGTRAQVYRLLERIRQRIPGVAIRSAFIVGFPGETEEDFEQLLNGMEELRFDRAGAFIFSPEEGSPAAVLPDPVPEAVKQERYDRLMSLQQRISVDRNQSWLGREVDVLVDEVASDPPGHWLGRTYADAPEIDGQVFLKTEETHPGALVRARVIDTLEYDLVAVPVEDAA